The Zetaproteobacteria bacterium genome includes a window with the following:
- a CDS encoding phenylphosphate carboxylase subunit delta — protein MLVLDVDGVLTDGRITLDNRGIEHKHFHVRDGHGIKLVQRAGIRPAILTGRSSHVVEARAGELGIDLIVQGCWNKA, from the coding sequence ATGCTGGTGCTCGATGTCGATGGTGTGCTCACCGACGGCCGCATCACCCTCGATAACCGTGGCATCGAGCACAAACACTTCCATGTCCGCGACGGCCACGGCATCAAGCTGGTGCAACGCGCCGGCATTCGCCCGGCCATCCTCACCGGCCGCAGCTCGCATGTGGTGGAGGCCCGTGCCGGCGAGCTGGGCATCGACCTGATCGTGCAGGGGTGCTGGAACAAGGCC